From Streptomyces sp. NBC_00683, one genomic window encodes:
- a CDS encoding aspartate aminotransferase family protein: MKDDGPKGFDLAQLLAERGAERYELHARHLNHQLPRMLRTIGFDKVYERAEGAYFWDAEGNDYLDMLAGFGVMGLGRHHPVVRKALHDVLDASLADLTRFDCQPLPGLLAERLLAHSPHLDRVFFGNSGTEAVETALKFARYATGKPRILYCTHAFHGLTTGSLSVNGEAGFRDGFAPLLPDTAIALGDLDALRRELKRGDVAGLVVEPIQGKGVHASPPGFLRSAQELLHRHKAVLIVDEVQTGLGRTGDFYAYQHEEGVEPDLVCVAKALSGGYVPVGATLGKDWIFKRVYSSMDRVLVHSASFGSNAQAMAAGLAVLAVMEDEETVANARRTGDLLRERLAALVGRYELLHEVRGRGLMIGIEFGRPSSLKLRSRWTMLQAARKGLFAQMVVVPLLQKHRILTQVSGDHLEVIKLIPPLVIGEPEVDRFVSAFTAVMDDAHSGGGLMWDFGRTLVKQAVANR; the protein is encoded by the coding sequence GTGAAGGACGACGGGCCCAAGGGCTTCGATCTGGCGCAGCTCCTCGCGGAACGTGGCGCCGAGCGCTACGAGCTGCACGCCAGACACCTGAACCACCAGCTTCCGCGCATGCTCCGCACCATCGGGTTCGACAAGGTCTACGAGCGGGCCGAGGGTGCGTACTTCTGGGACGCGGAAGGCAACGACTACCTCGACATGCTGGCCGGCTTCGGCGTGATGGGGCTCGGCCGGCACCACCCGGTCGTACGCAAGGCCCTGCACGACGTCCTCGACGCCTCGCTCGCCGACCTGACCCGCTTCGACTGCCAGCCGCTGCCCGGACTCCTGGCCGAGCGGCTGCTGGCGCACAGCCCCCATCTGGACCGGGTGTTCTTCGGCAACAGCGGCACCGAGGCCGTCGAGACCGCGCTGAAATTCGCCCGGTACGCCACCGGCAAGCCCCGGATCCTCTACTGCACCCATGCCTTCCACGGCCTGACGACCGGCTCGCTCTCGGTCAACGGTGAAGCGGGGTTCCGGGACGGCTTCGCACCCCTGCTTCCCGACACGGCGATCGCCCTCGGTGATCTGGATGCCCTGCGGCGCGAGCTCAAGCGCGGAGACGTGGCGGGCCTGGTGGTCGAGCCGATCCAGGGCAAGGGGGTGCACGCCTCGCCACCGGGCTTCCTGCGGTCCGCGCAGGAGCTGCTGCACCGGCACAAGGCGGTGCTCATCGTCGACGAGGTGCAGACCGGTCTGGGCAGGACCGGCGACTTCTACGCGTATCAGCACGAGGAGGGCGTCGAACCCGATCTCGTCTGCGTGGCCAAGGCGCTCTCCGGCGGCTACGTGCCGGTCGGCGCGACGCTCGGCAAGGACTGGATCTTCAAACGCGTCTACTCCTCCATGGACCGGGTGCTCGTGCACTCGGCGAGCTTCGGCTCCAACGCCCAGGCCATGGCAGCCGGGCTCGCGGTCCTCGCGGTGATGGAGGACGAGGAGACGGTCGCGAACGCCCGCCGCACGGGTGACCTGCTGCGCGAGCGGCTCGCCGCGCTCGTCGGCCGCTACGAGCTGCTGCACGAGGTGCGCGGGCGGGGGCTGATGATCGGGATCGAGTTCGGCCGGCCGTCCTCGTTGAAGCTCCGCAGCCGCTGGACCATGCTGCAGGCGGCCAGGAAGGGGCTCTTCGCCCAGATGGTGGTCGTGCCGCTGCTGCAGAAGCACCGGATCCTCACGCAGGTCTCCGGCGACCACCTGGAAGTGATCAAGCTGATCCCGCCGCTGGTCATCGGTGAGCCCGAGGTGGACCGCTTCGTGTCCGCCTTCACGGCCGTCATGGACGACGCTCACAGCGGTGGCGGGCTGATGTGGGACTTCGGCAGGACGCTGGTCAAGCAGGCCGTCGCCAACCGCTGA
- a CDS encoding DUF6126 family protein yields the protein MSDSEHYDPLTPRLRENKDTHERKMPRGVVIRLVAYLVAGHVVAAFLFLLFTVAGKG from the coding sequence ATGTCCGATTCGGAGCACTACGACCCGCTCACCCCGCGCCTGCGGGAGAACAAGGACACGCACGAGCGGAAGATGCCCCGTGGTGTCGTCATCCGGCTCGTCGCCTATCTGGTGGCCGGCCACGTCGTCGCGGCCTTCCTCTTTCTCCTGTTCACCGTGGCGGGCAAAGGCTGA
- the ispG gene encoding flavodoxin-dependent (E)-4-hydroxy-3-methylbut-2-enyl-diphosphate synthase encodes MTTGEPVALGLPELPARPLAVRRPSRRIQVGSVAVGGDAPVSVQSMTTTRTSDIGATLQQIAELTASGCQIVRVACPTQDDADALSTIARKSQIPVIADIHFQPKYVFAAIDAGCAAVRVNPGNIKQFDDKVKEIAKAAGDAGTPIRIGVNAGSLDARLLKKYGKATPEALVESALWEASLFEEHGFRDIKISVKHNDPVVMVNAYRLLAAQSDYPLHLGVTEAGPAFQGTIKSAVAFGALLSEGIGDTIRVSLSAPPAEEVKVGLQILEALNLKQRRLEIVSCPSCGRAQVDVYKLADQVSAGLEGMEVPLRVAVMGCVVNGPGEAREADLGVASGNGKGQIFVKGEVIKTVPESKIVETLIEEAMKIADGMEEAGVPSGAPAVTVS; translated from the coding sequence ATGACCACTGGAGAGCCAGTCGCACTGGGTCTCCCCGAGCTGCCGGCCCGGCCGCTCGCGGTGCGCCGCCCTTCGCGGCGCATCCAGGTCGGGTCGGTGGCGGTCGGTGGGGACGCACCGGTGTCGGTGCAGTCTATGACGACGACGCGTACGTCGGACATCGGTGCGACGTTGCAGCAGATCGCGGAGCTGACTGCGTCGGGTTGTCAGATCGTGCGGGTGGCGTGTCCGACGCAGGATGACGCGGATGCGCTGTCGACGATCGCCCGGAAGTCGCAGATCCCGGTGATCGCGGATATTCATTTCCAGCCGAAGTACGTGTTCGCGGCGATCGACGCGGGCTGTGCGGCGGTGCGGGTGAACCCGGGCAACATCAAGCAGTTCGACGACAAGGTCAAGGAGATCGCGAAGGCGGCCGGTGACGCCGGTACGCCGATCCGGATCGGCGTGAACGCGGGCTCCCTGGACGCGCGGCTGCTGAAGAAGTACGGCAAGGCGACGCCGGAGGCTCTGGTGGAGTCGGCGCTGTGGGAGGCGTCGCTGTTCGAGGAGCACGGCTTCCGGGACATCAAGATCTCGGTGAAGCACAACGACCCGGTCGTGATGGTGAACGCCTACCGTCTGCTGGCGGCGCAGTCCGACTACCCGCTGCACCTGGGTGTGACCGAGGCCGGCCCCGCGTTCCAGGGGACGATCAAGTCCGCGGTGGCGTTCGGCGCGCTGCTCTCCGAGGGGATCGGGGACACGATCCGCGTCTCGCTGTCGGCTCCGCCGGCGGAGGAGGTCAAGGTCGGTCTGCAGATCCTCGAGGCCCTGAATCTGAAGCAGCGGCGTCTGGAGATCGTGTCGTGCCCGTCGTGCGGGCGTGCGCAGGTGGATGTGTACAAGCTGGCCGACCAGGTCAGTGCGGGGCTGGAGGGCATGGAGGTCCCGCTGCGGGTCGCCGTGATGGGCTGCGTCGTGAACGGTCCCGGCGAGGCCCGTGAGGCGGACCTGGGTGTGGCGTCCGGCAACGGCAAGGGCCAGATCTTCGTGAAGGGCGAGGTCATCAAGACCGTCCCGGAGTCGAAGATCGTGGAGACCCTCATCGAGGAAGCCATGAAGATCGCCGACGGTATGGAGGAGGCGGGAGTCCCCTCAGGGGCTCCGGCCGTGACCGTGAGCTGA
- the hpnH gene encoding adenosyl-hopene transferase HpnH — MAMPLRQSIKVATYLIEQKIRKRDKFPLIVELEPLFACNLACEGCGKIQHPAGVLKQRMPVAQAVGAVLESGAPMVSIAGGEPLMHPQIDEIVRQLVAKKKYVFLCTNAMLMRKKLEKFTPSPYFAFAVHIDGLRERHDESVAKEGVFDEAVEAMKEAKRLGFRVTTNSTFFNTDTPQTVIEVLNYLNDELKVDEMMISPAYAYEKAPDQEHFLGVEQTRQLFKKSFAGGNRNRWRLNHSPLFLDFLEGKADFPCTAWAIPNYSLFGWQRPCYLMSDGYVPTYRELIEDTDWDKYGRGKDPRCANCMAHCGYEPTAVLATMGSLKESLRAMRETVGGNR; from the coding sequence ATGGCCATGCCGCTCCGTCAGTCCATCAAGGTTGCGACGTATCTCATCGAACAGAAGATCCGCAAGCGGGACAAATTTCCGCTGATTGTCGAGCTGGAACCCTTGTTCGCCTGCAATCTGGCATGCGAGGGATGTGGCAAGATCCAGCACCCCGCCGGGGTGCTCAAGCAGCGCATGCCCGTCGCCCAGGCGGTCGGGGCAGTGCTCGAATCAGGTGCCCCGATGGTGTCCATCGCCGGCGGCGAGCCGCTGATGCACCCTCAGATCGACGAGATCGTGCGCCAGTTGGTCGCGAAGAAGAAGTACGTGTTCCTCTGCACCAACGCCATGCTGATGCGCAAGAAGCTCGAGAAGTTCACGCCGTCGCCGTACTTCGCCTTCGCCGTGCACATCGACGGACTGCGCGAGCGGCACGACGAGTCGGTCGCCAAGGAAGGCGTGTTCGACGAGGCGGTGGAGGCGATGAAGGAGGCCAAGCGGCTCGGCTTCCGGGTCACCACCAACTCCACCTTCTTCAACACCGACACCCCGCAGACCGTCATCGAGGTCCTCAACTACCTCAATGACGAACTGAAGGTCGACGAGATGATGATCTCGCCCGCCTACGCCTATGAGAAGGCACCCGACCAGGAGCACTTCCTGGGCGTCGAACAGACCCGCCAGCTCTTCAAGAAGTCCTTCGCCGGCGGCAACCGGAACCGCTGGAGGCTGAACCACTCGCCGCTCTTCCTCGACTTCCTGGAGGGCAAGGCGGACTTCCCGTGCACGGCCTGGGCCATTCCCAACTACTCGCTCTTCGGGTGGCAGCGGCCCTGCTACCTGATGAGCGACGGGTACGTGCCGACGTACCGTGAGCTCATCGAGGACACCGACTGGGACAAGTACGGCCGGGGCAAGGACCCGCGCTGCGCCAACTGCATGGCGCACTGCGGCTACGAGCCCACCGCCGTACTCGCCACGATGGGGTCCCTGAAGGAATCCCTGCGAGCGATGCGGGAGACCGTCGGCGGGAACCGGTGA
- a CDS encoding STM4011 family radical SAM protein has product MSPVTPTPADLTILYRGPLASCDYDCPYCPFAKRRDSGEQLRADRAALERFTAWAAAQTGERLSVLFTPWGEGLVRSWYRHALVELSRLPHIGRVAIQTNLGGRTGWLADAARDKVALWCTYHPGQTPYERFLGRCRELTALGVRYSVGVVGLDAHLDEARRLRETLPPEVYLWVNAAEGHTYTDEEADRWTALDPLFPYSRHPHRSAGMPCRTGESVVSVDGDGTVRRCHFVRAELGNLYDGSFRRSLGPRGCPLDVCDCHIGYVHLETLPLYDVFAGGVLERIPAGPVRVPTADTLRGAVPRRSLPVVTR; this is encoded by the coding sequence ATGAGCCCTGTGACGCCGACGCCTGCGGACCTGACGATCCTGTACCGGGGCCCGCTGGCGTCGTGCGACTACGACTGCCCCTACTGCCCGTTCGCCAAGCGGCGGGACAGCGGGGAGCAACTGCGCGCCGACCGTGCGGCTCTGGAACGGTTCACGGCGTGGGCCGCCGCTCAGACCGGCGAGCGGTTGTCGGTGCTCTTCACGCCGTGGGGCGAGGGGCTGGTCCGGTCCTGGTACCGGCACGCTCTCGTCGAGCTGTCCCGGCTCCCGCACATCGGCCGGGTCGCCATCCAGACCAATCTCGGCGGCCGCACCGGCTGGCTGGCCGATGCCGCACGGGACAAGGTCGCCCTGTGGTGCACGTACCACCCGGGCCAGACGCCGTACGAGCGGTTCCTCGGCAGGTGCCGGGAGCTGACCGCCCTCGGGGTCCGTTACAGCGTCGGTGTCGTGGGGCTGGACGCCCATCTCGACGAGGCCCGGCGACTGCGCGAGACGCTGCCCCCTGAGGTGTACCTCTGGGTCAACGCCGCCGAGGGGCACACGTACACGGACGAGGAGGCGGACCGCTGGACGGCCCTGGACCCCCTGTTCCCGTACAGCCGGCATCCGCACCGCTCGGCCGGGATGCCCTGCCGGACGGGTGAGTCGGTCGTCTCGGTGGACGGCGACGGCACGGTGCGCCGCTGCCACTTCGTCCGCGCCGAGCTCGGCAACCTCTACGACGGCAGCTTCCGGCGCTCGTTGGGTCCGCGTGGCTGTCCGCTCGATGTGTGCGACTGCCACATCGGCTATGTGCACCTGGAGACGCTGCCGTTGTACGACGTCTTCGCGGGCGGAGTGCTGGAGCGGATACCCGCGGGCCCGGTACGGGTACCTACCGCGGACACGCTCCGTGGAGCGGTACCGCGGCGCTCGCTGCCCGTCGTCACTCGCTGA
- a CDS encoding tyrosine-protein phosphatase: protein MTQQLPEVPSTDAELTGVRNFRDVGGLPTTDGGRVRYGRLYRSGHLAHATETDAAFLAGLGLHTVFDFRNAADHKLDGLDVELPGVRNVSIPLSDPADGAEFWRLVRDGDIQQLRSILADGKGTARMIASYRSIITDRTAEHSRVLHALAEDSVPALMHCAAGKDRAGLSIAISLLAVGVEKEAVEADYLKSNDAHRRYKVRRSDTSSAGMSDEVMELLNPLFGAHSDYLAAAFAAIEETWGGTDRYLSEGLKLAPETRERLRERLVEEA, encoded by the coding sequence GTGACGCAGCAGCTGCCAGAGGTTCCGTCGACAGACGCCGAGCTGACCGGTGTCCGCAACTTCCGCGACGTGGGCGGCCTGCCGACCACGGACGGCGGCAGGGTGCGCTACGGGCGCCTCTACCGCAGCGGCCACCTGGCGCACGCCACCGAGACGGACGCGGCATTCCTGGCCGGACTCGGCCTGCACACGGTCTTCGACTTCCGCAATGCCGCCGACCACAAGCTCGACGGCCTTGACGTGGAACTCCCCGGTGTCCGGAATGTCAGCATTCCTCTCTCCGACCCGGCCGACGGCGCCGAGTTCTGGCGACTGGTGCGCGACGGCGACATCCAGCAGCTGCGCTCGATCCTCGCCGACGGCAAGGGGACGGCCCGCATGATCGCGTCCTACCGGTCGATCATCACGGACCGCACCGCGGAGCACAGCAGGGTCCTGCACGCGCTGGCCGAGGACAGCGTGCCGGCGCTGATGCACTGCGCGGCGGGCAAGGACCGGGCCGGTCTGTCGATCGCGATCTCGCTGCTGGCCGTCGGCGTCGAGAAGGAGGCCGTCGAGGCCGACTACCTCAAGTCCAACGACGCCCACCGCCGCTACAAGGTGCGGCGCAGCGACACGTCGTCGGCGGGGATGTCGGACGAGGTGATGGAGCTCCTCAACCCGCTCTTCGGTGCGCACTCCGACTACCTCGCCGCCGCCTTCGCCGCGATCGAGGAGACCTGGGGCGGTACGGACCGCTACCTCAGCGAGGGGCTGAAGCTGGCGCCCGAAACCCGCGAGAGGCTGCGCGAGCGCCTCGTCGAGGAGGCGTAG
- a CDS encoding helix-turn-helix domain-containing protein, whose translation MNPPDGGAADELPGVAPRLRELRRDRGLTLEAAARRADLSPAHLSRLETGRRQPSLPMLLGLARIYGTTVSELLGEMPPERDAIIRGGPFAGAPVGAFGGTPGGASGGASGSASGGAEADGWVYQQAGGSGRAMQALRVLVPHGAQGDLVRVHPGEEWLYVLDGRLRLSLGETVHDLDPGDSAHFDSLTPHRIAALDRGGAELLFVHTLLQSPSAELCLGSGTRLR comes from the coding sequence ATGAATCCTCCTGACGGAGGGGCGGCCGACGAACTGCCCGGAGTCGCGCCGCGCCTGCGTGAACTGCGCCGCGACCGGGGTCTGACCCTGGAGGCCGCCGCTCGGCGGGCCGATCTCTCCCCGGCCCACCTCTCCCGGCTCGAGACGGGCCGCAGACAGCCCTCGCTGCCGATGCTGCTCGGGCTCGCCCGCATCTACGGTACGACGGTTTCCGAGCTGCTCGGAGAGATGCCGCCCGAGCGTGACGCGATCATCCGCGGCGGCCCGTTCGCGGGCGCTCCGGTCGGCGCATTCGGCGGGACACCGGGTGGTGCCTCGGGTGGCGCTTCCGGCAGTGCCTCCGGTGGCGCCGAGGCCGACGGCTGGGTGTACCAGCAGGCCGGTGGCTCAGGCCGGGCGATGCAGGCGTTGCGTGTCCTGGTTCCCCACGGGGCACAGGGTGATCTTGTACGCGTCCATCCCGGCGAGGAGTGGCTGTACGTCCTCGACGGGCGGCTGCGACTGAGCCTGGGGGAGACCGTGCACGACCTCGACCCGGGGGACAGCGCGCACTTCGACTCGCTCACCCCGCACCGGATCGCGGCACTCGACCGCGGTGGCGCCGAGCTGCTCTTCGTCCACACCCTGCTGCAGAGCCCCTCGGCGGAGCTGTGCCTCGGCAGTGGGACGCGCCTTCGCTGA
- a CDS encoding M23 family metallopeptidase, whose protein sequence is MPAKGKHRRTKASPISRGVLAAGTGGAVLALPLIGATGAFAAEQSAPAAKPAAASAAHHAPAASVAKKQSASKTYSVVAGDYLAKIAAEKKVKGGWEKLYKDNREVVGDNPSLIFPGMKLTLGVKASGSTTESAPKAAPSKAAPSKAESAPKAAAPAEKASTATNAADTTGASESNSSGYTTPVANASVSTQYRVAGASWSSGYHTGSDFQAASGTSVRSIGPGTVVSAGWSGAYGNEVVIQHEDGMYSQYAHLSSLGVSAGQTVTGGQQIGLSGSTGNSTGPHLHFEVRTGPSYGSDVDPIAYLRSHGVSI, encoded by the coding sequence ATGCCCGCAAAGGGTAAGCACCGTCGTACGAAGGCCAGCCCGATCTCCCGCGGCGTCCTCGCCGCAGGGACCGGCGGCGCCGTCCTCGCCCTTCCGCTGATCGGCGCCACCGGCGCCTTCGCCGCGGAGCAGTCCGCGCCCGCCGCCAAGCCCGCGGCGGCCAGTGCGGCGCACCACGCGCCGGCCGCCTCCGTGGCGAAGAAGCAGAGCGCATCCAAGACCTACTCCGTGGTGGCCGGTGACTATCTGGCGAAGATCGCGGCCGAGAAGAAGGTCAAGGGCGGCTGGGAGAAGCTGTACAAGGACAACCGTGAGGTCGTCGGCGACAACCCGAGCCTGATCTTCCCGGGCATGAAGCTGACCCTCGGCGTCAAGGCATCCGGCTCCACCACGGAGTCCGCGCCCAAGGCCGCTCCCTCCAAGGCCGCCCCCTCGAAGGCGGAGTCGGCCCCGAAGGCCGCCGCTCCGGCCGAGAAGGCGTCGACGGCCACCAACGCCGCCGACACCACCGGTGCTTCGGAGAGCAACAGCTCCGGCTACACCACCCCGGTGGCCAACGCCAGCGTCTCCACCCAGTACCGCGTCGCCGGTGCCAGCTGGTCCAGCGGTTACCACACCGGCTCCGACTTCCAGGCCGCCTCCGGCACCAGCGTCCGGTCCATCGGCCCGGGCACCGTGGTCTCCGCGGGCTGGAGCGGTGCGTACGGCAACGAGGTCGTCATCCAGCACGAGGACGGCATGTACTCCCAGTACGCCCACCTGTCGTCCCTCGGCGTCTCGGCCGGCCAGACCGTCACCGGCGGCCAGCAGATCGGCCTCTCCGGGTCCACCGGCAACTCCACCGGCCCGCACCTCCACTTCGAGGTCCGCACCGGCCCGAGCTACGGCTCGGACGTCGACCCGATCGCCTACCTGCGCTCGCACGGCGTCTCCATCTGA
- a CDS encoding SGNH/GDSL hydrolase family protein: MADDSRNKQRGTIGSYAAIGDSFTEGVGDPGPDGTLVGWADRFAVILADQLPLPDAAAGPADGPHGNFRYANLAVRGRLLDQIVEEQVPRAKELAPDLVSFCAGGNDIIRPGSDPDDVAERFERAVADLTRSVGTVMITTGFDTRGVPVLRHLRGKIATYTAHVRSIADRYDCPVLDLWSLRSVQDRRAWDNDRLHLSAEGHTRVALRAAQVLGLDVPADPDQLWPPQVHRGALEVRRDDMAWAREYLVPWIGRRLRGESSGDHVEAKRPDLLPL; the protein is encoded by the coding sequence GTGGCAGACGATTCGAGAAACAAACAACGAGGCACCATCGGGTCGTACGCAGCGATTGGCGACAGCTTCACCGAGGGCGTCGGAGACCCCGGCCCCGACGGGACGCTCGTCGGCTGGGCGGACCGCTTCGCGGTCATTCTGGCGGACCAGCTCCCCCTCCCCGATGCAGCGGCCGGCCCCGCGGACGGCCCGCACGGGAACTTCCGGTACGCCAATCTCGCCGTACGCGGACGCCTCCTCGACCAGATAGTCGAGGAGCAGGTCCCCCGCGCCAAGGAACTCGCACCGGATCTGGTGAGCTTCTGCGCGGGCGGCAACGACATCATCCGGCCCGGTAGCGATCCGGACGACGTGGCCGAGCGCTTCGAGCGCGCGGTCGCCGACCTGACCCGTTCGGTCGGCACCGTCATGATCACCACCGGCTTCGACACCCGCGGCGTTCCGGTGCTCCGGCACCTGCGGGGCAAGATCGCCACGTACACCGCCCATGTACGGTCCATCGCCGACCGCTACGACTGCCCGGTCCTGGACCTGTGGTCGCTCCGGTCCGTGCAGGACAGGCGTGCCTGGGACAACGACCGGCTGCACCTCTCGGCGGAGGGACACACCCGGGTCGCCTTGCGCGCCGCCCAGGTCCTCGGCCTCGATGTGCCGGCCGACCCCGACCAGCTGTGGCCACCGCAGGTACACCGCGGGGCACTCGAGGTGCGCCGCGACGACATGGCCTGGGCCCGCGAGTACCTCGTACCGTGGATCGGCCGGCGCCTACGCGGTGAGTCCTCCGGTGACCACGTCGAGGCCAAGCGCCCCGACCTGCTCCCGCTCTGA
- a CDS encoding phosphorylase family protein, with product MGEAQGPPGPVTPLLIACALGIEHLALRSGRAGGGAGPVTVIRTGMGPKAAESAVMRALGRDGAGGAAVIASGFCAGLAPGMHPGDLVVAEETRDPGGTTACTGAGLLVDALARAVPGRKVHTGPLTGSDHVVRGPERAALRATGAIAVDMESAATLRTAVRSGPRPVAAVRVVVDAPEHELVRIGTVRGGISAFRVLRAVLPAFHEWHRSLLLPRR from the coding sequence ATGGGCGAGGCCCAGGGGCCTCCCGGCCCCGTCACGCCGCTGCTGATCGCCTGCGCACTGGGCATCGAGCACCTGGCCCTGCGCAGCGGCAGGGCCGGCGGCGGCGCCGGCCCCGTGACCGTCATCAGGACGGGCATGGGGCCCAAGGCCGCCGAGAGCGCCGTCATGCGTGCGTTGGGCCGGGACGGAGCCGGGGGCGCGGCGGTCATCGCCTCCGGCTTCTGTGCCGGTCTGGCCCCCGGAATGCACCCCGGGGACCTCGTGGTGGCGGAGGAGACCCGGGACCCCGGCGGCACCACTGCCTGCACGGGCGCCGGTCTGCTGGTCGATGCCCTGGCCAGGGCCGTGCCGGGACGCAAGGTCCACACGGGCCCGCTGACCGGCTCCGACCATGTGGTCCGGGGGCCGGAGCGCGCCGCGCTGCGGGCCACCGGCGCCATCGCGGTGGACATGGAATCCGCCGCCACACTCCGTACCGCTGTACGGAGCGGACCACGCCCGGTTGCGGCCGTACGGGTGGTCGTGGATGCTCCGGAGCATGAGCTCGTCCGCATTGGCACAGTGCGCGGTGGAATATCAGCTTTCCGCGTTCTTCGTGCTGTCCTTCCGGCTTTCCATGAATGGCACCGATCTTTGCTGCTCCCCAGGAGGTGA
- the dxs gene encoding 1-deoxy-D-xylulose-5-phosphate synthase, translating to MTMLESIKGPQDLKGLSGPELDELAGDIRAFLIRAVTRTGGHLGPNLGVVELTIALHRAFDSPVDRILWDTGHQSYVHKLLTGRQDFSKLRSKGGLSGYPSREESEHDVIENSHASTVLGWADGLAKANEVRGSHGHVVAVIGDGALTGGMAWEALNNIAAAKDRPLIIVVNDNERSYAPTIGGLANHLAILRTTDGYERFLSWGKGVLQQTPVIGQPLYGSLHGAKKGFKDTFAPQGMFEDLGLKYVGPVDGHDTAAVESALNRAKRFHGPVLVHCITEKGRGYPPALADDADRFHTVGAMDPLTCEPLVVPAAPSWTSVFGDEIARIGAERPDVVAITAAMLHPVGLTRFAEEFPDRVWDVGIAEQHAAVSAAGLATGGLHPVVAVYATFLNRAFDQLLMDVALHRCGVTFVLDRAGVTGVDGPSHNGMWDMSLLQVVPGLRIAAPRDADRLREELREALDVDDAPTVIRFPKESVGEPVAAIGRIGGMDVLHRAENPDVLLVAVGVLAQVCLHAADLLAGAGIRCTVVDPRWVKPVDDQLPALAAQHRLVAVVEDNSRAGGVGSAVGQALRDAGTDVPLRTFGIPEQFLAHAKRGEVLADIGLTPVEIAGRIGAALAGRKPETEHVVPRENRP from the coding sequence GTGACGATGCTGGAATCCATCAAGGGGCCGCAGGATCTCAAGGGCTTGAGCGGACCGGAACTCGACGAACTCGCCGGTGACATCAGGGCGTTCCTGATCCGGGCCGTCACGAGGACGGGAGGCCATCTGGGGCCCAACCTGGGGGTGGTCGAGCTCACCATCGCCCTGCACCGGGCCTTCGACTCACCCGTCGACCGCATCCTGTGGGACACCGGGCACCAGAGTTATGTGCACAAGCTCCTGACGGGACGTCAGGATTTCTCCAAGCTGCGGAGCAAGGGCGGTCTGTCCGGCTACCCCTCCCGGGAGGAGTCCGAGCACGATGTCATCGAGAACTCCCACGCCTCCACCGTGCTGGGCTGGGCCGACGGACTGGCCAAGGCCAACGAGGTACGCGGCAGCCACGGCCACGTCGTCGCGGTCATCGGCGACGGGGCACTCACCGGCGGCATGGCCTGGGAGGCGCTCAACAACATCGCCGCGGCCAAGGACCGTCCGCTGATCATCGTGGTGAACGACAACGAACGCTCGTACGCCCCGACCATCGGCGGCCTCGCCAACCACCTCGCCATCCTCCGTACGACCGACGGGTACGAGCGCTTCCTGAGCTGGGGCAAGGGAGTGCTCCAGCAGACACCGGTCATCGGGCAGCCGCTGTACGGGTCGCTGCACGGTGCGAAGAAGGGGTTCAAGGACACCTTCGCCCCGCAGGGCATGTTCGAGGACCTGGGGCTCAAGTACGTGGGCCCGGTCGACGGACACGACACCGCGGCGGTCGAGTCCGCGCTGAACCGGGCGAAGCGCTTCCACGGTCCGGTGCTGGTGCACTGCATCACCGAGAAGGGCCGCGGCTACCCGCCGGCGCTGGCCGACGACGCCGACCGCTTCCATACGGTCGGCGCGATGGACCCGCTGACCTGCGAGCCGCTCGTGGTGCCCGCGGCGCCTTCCTGGACCTCGGTGTTCGGTGACGAGATCGCACGGATCGGGGCCGAACGCCCGGACGTCGTCGCGATCACCGCGGCGATGCTGCACCCAGTCGGTCTGACCCGCTTCGCCGAGGAGTTCCCCGACCGGGTCTGGGACGTGGGGATCGCCGAACAGCACGCGGCCGTTTCCGCCGCGGGACTGGCCACCGGCGGTCTGCACCCGGTCGTGGCCGTCTACGCCACCTTCCTCAACAGAGCCTTCGACCAGTTGCTGATGGATGTCGCCCTGCACAGGTGCGGGGTCACCTTCGTGCTCGACCGGGCGGGTGTGACCGGCGTCGACGGACCCTCGCACAACGGCATGTGGGACATGTCCCTGCTGCAGGTCGTTCCCGGCCTGCGGATCGCGGCACCGCGCGATGCCGACCGGCTTCGCGAGGAACTGCGCGAGGCCCTCGACGTGGACGACGCGCCGACCGTGATCCGCTTCCCGAAGGAGTCGGTGGGGGAGCCGGTCGCGGCCATCGGCCGGATCGGCGGTATGGACGTCCTGCACCGGGCCGAGAACCCCGACGTACTGCTGGTCGCGGTAGGTGTGCTCGCCCAGGTCTGTCTGCACGCGGCCGACCTGCTCGCGGGAGCCGGAATCCGCTGCACGGTCGTCGATCCGCGCTGGGTCAAACCGGTCGACGACCAGCTGCCCGCGCTGGCCGCGCAGCACCGGCTGGTGGCCGTCGTCGAGGACAACAGCCGGGCGGGCGGCGTCGGTTCGGCCGTCGGGCAGGCACTGCGGGACGCGGGAACCGACGTACCGCTGCGGACGTTCGGCATCCCCGAGCAGTTCCTGGCGCACGCCAAGCGCGGTGAGGTGCTGGCCGATATCGGGCTGACTCCCGTGGAGATCGCCGGACGGATCGGTGCGGCGCTCGCCGGCCGCAAGCCAGAAACGGAGCACGTGGTGCCGAGGGAGAACAGGCCGTGA